A genome region from Mesorhizobium sp. B2-1-8 includes the following:
- the sbmA gene encoding peptide antibiotic transporter SbmA has protein sequence MFVSFFPQPKLFFSSAAIWSLAAILFWFFGGEQLGAVFGLPPAAAGAPPIIGIAALVSKPFLWFYVYFAFGVAVFYGFWRIYAPHPWQNWSILVAALILFLIYFNVQISVAVNDWYGPFFDYIQGLISKSIESTNAEFYARLGTFAWLALVGMNVSVVNAFIVSHWIFRWRMAMNDHFMTNWTRLRHIEGASQRVQEDTMRFAQIMEDLGTSFVQSIMTLIAFLPVLIRLEAHISELPIVGAIPHPLVVAAIAWCVFGTISVMIAGLKLPGLQFRNQRVEAAYRKELVYGEDHADRAQPITTTELFNNVRRNYFRLYFHYIYFNVVRYTYLQADNIFSFFVMGPSIVAHRITLGVLNQIPNAFGRVTGSLQFLLTSWSTIVELQSVHKRLRAFEATLQGEPLPDIDQRYLAREGAEDPA, from the coding sequence GTGTTCGTATCCTTCTTCCCGCAGCCGAAGCTCTTCTTCTCTTCGGCCGCCATCTGGAGCCTTGCGGCGATTCTGTTCTGGTTTTTCGGTGGCGAGCAGCTAGGCGCTGTCTTCGGTCTGCCGCCTGCCGCCGCCGGCGCACCTCCGATCATCGGCATCGCCGCGCTCGTGTCGAAGCCATTCCTGTGGTTCTACGTTTACTTTGCATTTGGAGTGGCCGTCTTCTACGGCTTCTGGCGCATCTACGCGCCGCACCCGTGGCAGAATTGGTCTATCCTTGTAGCCGCCTTGATCCTGTTCTTAATTTATTTCAATGTGCAAATCAGCGTTGCTGTCAACGATTGGTACGGCCCGTTCTTCGACTACATTCAGGGACTGATTTCCAAATCGATCGAATCGACCAATGCCGAGTTTTACGCCCGGCTGGGCACATTCGCCTGGTTGGCGCTGGTCGGTATGAATGTCAGCGTGGTCAATGCCTTTATCGTCAGCCACTGGATCTTCCGCTGGCGGATGGCGATGAACGACCACTTCATGACGAACTGGACCAGACTGCGCCACATCGAGGGCGCCTCTCAGCGCGTTCAGGAAGACACGATGCGTTTTGCCCAAATCATGGAGGATCTCGGCACCAGCTTCGTGCAGTCGATCATGACGTTGATCGCGTTCCTCCCGGTGTTGATCAGGCTTGAGGCTCACATCAGCGAATTGCCAATAGTCGGCGCTATTCCTCATCCCCTTGTGGTTGCCGCCATCGCCTGGTGCGTGTTCGGAACCATTTCAGTCATGATCGCCGGTCTGAAACTGCCCGGCCTCCAGTTCCGCAACCAGCGCGTCGAGGCAGCTTATCGCAAGGAGCTGGTCTATGGTGAGGATCATGCCGACCGTGCTCAACCGATTACGACGACAGAACTTTTCAACAATGTTCGCCGAAATTACTTTAGGCTATATTTTCATTACATCTATTTCAATGTGGTTCGTTACACTTATTTGCAAGCCGACAATATCTTCTCATTCTTTGTCATGGGGCCATCGATCGTGGCGCACCGGATAACGCTTGGCGTCCTGAACCAGATACCGAATGCTTTTGGCAGAGTGACGGGATCGCTGCAATTCCTGCTGACGTCTTGGTCGACCATCGTCGAATTGCAATCGGTCCACAAGCGGCTGCGCGCCTTCGAGGCGACGCTGCAGGGCGAACCGCTGCCCGATATCGACCAGCGCTATCTGGCAAGGGAGGGGGCCGAGGACCCGGCCTGA
- a CDS encoding nuclear transport factor 2 family protein: MTNAEIAKDFTELLKQGDNEGAAQKYNADDIVSYEAMEGPMAVCRGKAAVKQKGQWWQDNNEVHGGSVEGPYVNGDQFAVRFTFDITPKATGQRVTMDEVGLYTVKGGKIAEERFYY, from the coding sequence ATGACCAACGCGGAAATTGCCAAGGATTTCACCGAGCTTCTCAAACAGGGTGACAACGAAGGCGCTGCTCAGAAGTACAATGCCGACGATATCGTCAGCTACGAAGCCATGGAGGGGCCGATGGCCGTCTGCCGTGGCAAGGCGGCCGTCAAGCAGAAGGGCCAGTGGTGGCAAGACAACAACGAAGTTCATGGCGGCTCGGTCGAGGGTCCCTACGTCAACGGCGACCAGTTCGCGGTGCGCTTCACCTTTGACATAACACCCAAGGCCACCGGCCAGCGTGTCACCATGGACGAGGTTGGCCTGTACACGGTCAAGGGCGGCAAGATCGCCGAGGAGCGCTTCTATTATTGA
- a CDS encoding ABC transporter ATP-binding protein produces the protein MAPDPLVRLQAVSKLFPGGIVGLDTVDLDIVGGEFLTLLGPSGCGKTTSLRVIAGFESPSSGKVLLDDRDITALRPFDRPVNTVFQDYALFPHMNVAENVGFGLSLRKLAGGEQARRVAEALDMVGLADKLRARVSELSGGQRQRVALARAIVCEPRVLLLDEPLSALDAHLREQMQVELKRLQSRLGTTFVMVTHDQTEALSISDRIVVMNKGRIEQTAPPATLYDRPATKFVASFIGTMNLLQSRFVGSDGDRLRFTAGALPLEAVPDSGERPREGEMRTIGVRPEDLLAATEATPGTAPARVNSIVFHGRTLRLHAELGQGMPVVIDAPRQAEGFQFSAGDVAHISLRRGANCPVLPG, from the coding sequence ATGGCGCCTGATCCCCTTGTGCGGCTGCAGGCGGTGTCGAAGCTATTTCCGGGCGGCATCGTCGGGCTCGATACCGTCGATCTCGACATCGTCGGTGGCGAATTCTTGACCCTTCTGGGCCCGTCCGGCTGCGGCAAGACCACCAGCTTGCGCGTCATCGCCGGCTTCGAAAGTCCATCGAGCGGCAAGGTGTTGCTCGATGACCGCGACATCACCGCGCTGCGGCCCTTCGACCGGCCGGTCAACACCGTGTTCCAGGACTATGCGCTGTTTCCCCATATGAACGTCGCCGAAAATGTCGGCTTCGGCCTGTCGCTGCGCAAGCTGGCCGGCGGTGAACAGGCAAGACGCGTTGCCGAGGCTCTCGACATGGTCGGCCTTGCCGACAAGCTTCGCGCCCGCGTCTCCGAATTGTCGGGCGGCCAGCGCCAGCGTGTGGCGCTTGCGCGTGCCATTGTCTGCGAGCCCCGCGTGCTCTTGCTCGACGAGCCGCTGTCGGCGCTGGACGCGCATTTGCGCGAACAGATGCAGGTCGAATTGAAGCGGCTGCAGTCGCGGCTCGGCACCACCTTCGTCATGGTCACGCATGACCAGACCGAAGCGCTGTCGATCTCCGACCGCATCGTCGTCATGAACAAGGGCCGTATCGAGCAGACCGCACCGCCGGCGACGCTTTATGACCGCCCCGCCACCAAGTTTGTGGCAAGTTTCATCGGCACCATGAACCTCCTGCAATCGCGCTTTGTCGGCAGCGATGGCGATCGCCTGCGTTTCACCGCTGGCGCCTTGCCGCTGGAAGCTGTCCCCGACAGCGGCGAGCGGCCCCGCGAGGGCGAGATGCGCACCATAGGTGTGCGCCCGGAGGATTTGCTGGCGGCCACCGAGGCCACGCCCGGCACGGCGCCTGCGCGGGTCAACAGCATCGTCTTCCATGGCCGCACGTTGCGGCTTCACGCGGAACTGGGGCAAGGCATGCCCGTTGTCATAGACGCGCCGCGCCAGGCCGAGGGCTTTCAATTCAGCGCCGGCGACGTGGCGCATATCAGCCTTCGCCGTGGCGCCAACTGCCCGGTCCTGCCCGGATAG
- a CDS encoding YbfB/YjiJ family MFS transporter: MTSAASTALRYAFAGMIAMAVAMGIGRFVYTPILPGMMEELHLSPADAGWIASANYLGYLVGALVAAGNWAHGRERLLMLAALGASAVLAALMGLTDAMAAFLAIRFLAGLASAFVMVFMASIVFSHIAAAGRGDLQAWHFGGVGLGIAISAAMMAVLVTEHAGWAQGWLWSGAISACGFVAVALLANQGPLTNGEALHEPGLPKDRSLIKVIVAYGLFGFGYVVTATFLVAIVRQGGGSRVFEAVVWMVAGLAGLPSVWLWQKLAGRIGLYAAYALGCFVEVVGVTASVAAGGRTGPLLGGVLLGGTFIAITALGLQAARQQAPGSPRRVFALMTASFGLGQITGPIAAGLLAQASGDFFLASIVAAAVLVVSGAVTWSAAPKSP, encoded by the coding sequence ATGACATCGGCCGCATCGACAGCGCTGCGTTACGCCTTCGCCGGCATGATCGCCATGGCCGTCGCCATGGGCATCGGCCGCTTCGTCTACACGCCGATCCTGCCCGGCATGATGGAGGAACTGCATCTGTCGCCGGCCGATGCCGGCTGGATCGCCTCGGCCAACTATCTCGGCTACCTCGTCGGCGCGTTGGTGGCGGCGGGCAACTGGGCGCATGGACGCGAGCGGTTGCTGATGCTGGCCGCCCTCGGTGCCAGCGCCGTTCTGGCCGCCTTGATGGGGCTGACCGACGCCATGGCCGCCTTTCTCGCCATCCGTTTTCTGGCCGGCCTGGCCAGCGCTTTCGTCATGGTGTTCATGGCCAGCATCGTTTTCAGCCATATCGCTGCGGCCGGGCGCGGCGACCTGCAGGCCTGGCATTTCGGCGGGGTTGGCCTCGGCATCGCGATATCGGCGGCGATGATGGCCGTGCTGGTCACCGAACACGCCGGGTGGGCGCAGGGCTGGCTGTGGTCGGGCGCGATTTCGGCTTGCGGCTTCGTCGCCGTGGCGTTGCTGGCGAACCAAGGTCCGCTCACCAATGGCGAAGCCCTCCATGAACCGGGGCTGCCGAAAGACCGGTCGCTGATCAAGGTGATCGTCGCCTATGGCCTGTTCGGTTTCGGCTACGTTGTGACGGCGACCTTCCTCGTCGCCATCGTCCGCCAGGGCGGCGGCAGCCGTGTCTTCGAGGCCGTAGTGTGGATGGTTGCCGGCCTTGCGGGTTTGCCTTCGGTCTGGCTGTGGCAAAAGTTAGCGGGGCGGATCGGGCTCTATGCCGCCTATGCCTTGGGATGCTTCGTCGAAGTTGTCGGCGTTACCGCGAGCGTCGCCGCCGGCGGCCGCACGGGGCCGCTGCTTGGGGGCGTGCTGCTCGGCGGCACCTTCATTGCCATCACGGCACTGGGCCTCCAGGCGGCGCGGCAGCAGGCGCCGGGGTCGCCCCGGCGCGTCTTTGCCCTGATGACCGCCTCCTTCGGTCTTGGCCAGATCACCGGCCCGATCGCGGCCGGGCTTCTGGCCCAGGCGTCGGGCGATTTCTTCCTCGCCTCGATCGTCGCCGCGGCCGTCCTGGTCGTCTCCGGCGCCGTCACATGGTCGGCCGCGCCAAAATCGCCATGA
- a CDS encoding cupin domain-containing protein, translating into MDVLDEAASKPKDDADVRVGRRVRALRLERRLSLAELAAKTGISIGALSQIERGMSSLRVKVIWPLAAALDIEPSALIADDGDAVNDLYCVRADKRRSIPVKSEGIAKALLSPPGATLTGMLVTVEAGGGTAEAYAHAGHEFGCVLAGEVELVVDSTKYLLKTGDSFAFKSTLLHAFRNPGGEQCRIIWVNTTKPSEVRDGA; encoded by the coding sequence ATGGACGTACTGGACGAAGCCGCTTCAAAGCCGAAGGACGATGCCGACGTTCGCGTCGGCCGCCGCGTGCGGGCGTTGCGACTCGAGCGCCGTTTGTCACTGGCAGAACTGGCGGCAAAAACCGGCATATCGATCGGCGCGCTCAGCCAGATCGAGCGCGGCATGTCATCGCTGCGCGTCAAGGTGATCTGGCCGCTTGCCGCCGCCCTCGACATCGAGCCGTCCGCGCTGATCGCAGACGACGGCGATGCCGTCAATGATCTCTATTGCGTGCGGGCCGACAAGCGGCGTTCGATCCCCGTGAAGTCGGAAGGCATCGCCAAGGCGCTGCTATCGCCGCCCGGCGCCACGCTGACCGGCATGCTGGTGACGGTGGAAGCCGGCGGCGGCACGGCGGAAGCCTATGCGCATGCCGGCCATGAGTTCGGCTGTGTACTCGCGGGCGAAGTCGAACTGGTGGTGGATTCGACGAAATATTTGCTGAAGACCGGCGACAGTTTTGCTTTCAAAAGCACGCTTCTGCATGCGTTCCGCAATCCCGGCGGCGAGCAATGCCGGATAATCTGGGTCAACACGACCAAGCCCTCCGAGGTTCGCGATGGCGCCTGA
- a CDS encoding ABC transporter substrate-binding protein, protein MIVHLKSISGHKARAGLAALALALSSTVALAAEKLQYFTWSGYELPDFNKSFLAAHPDGVEASIFGDDDDAFTKVKAGFRPDIAHPCYDKVARWNKEGLLQPIDTKRIKNWDSIFPVFKNLPDLQAGDGKVWMVPWDWGNTSILYRTDLVKNPEASWNLLWDKQYAGRMATIDAVHDTPIVAALLAGVNPFDMTAEQMDKVAAKLREQRPLLSSYTTDMTSVEQALASGQLVAAMTWNASATSLKKQGVPVEFMKPKEGMLTWACGFVMLKDAKNVDLAYDFINSRLDADSGKFLIQSYGYGSSLSTAFAGVPKDELEKLQLPSDPEVMLKSTIFTGPMKQNDDVAKMFEKVKAGG, encoded by the coding sequence ATGATAGTCCACCTGAAATCGATATCGGGACACAAGGCCCGGGCCGGCCTCGCAGCACTTGCACTCGCACTGTCGTCGACCGTGGCGCTCGCCGCCGAGAAGCTGCAGTACTTCACCTGGTCGGGCTATGAGCTGCCCGATTTCAACAAGAGCTTCCTTGCCGCGCACCCCGATGGCGTCGAGGCCTCGATCTTCGGCGACGACGACGATGCCTTCACCAAGGTCAAGGCCGGCTTCCGGCCTGATATCGCGCACCCCTGCTACGACAAGGTTGCCCGCTGGAACAAAGAAGGCCTCCTGCAGCCGATCGACACCAAGCGCATCAAGAACTGGGATTCGATCTTCCCGGTGTTCAAGAACCTGCCCGATCTGCAGGCTGGCGACGGCAAGGTCTGGATGGTGCCATGGGACTGGGGCAACACCTCGATCCTCTACCGCACCGATCTGGTGAAGAACCCTGAAGCGAGCTGGAACCTTCTGTGGGACAAGCAATATGCCGGCCGTATGGCGACCATCGATGCTGTCCACGACACGCCGATCGTCGCCGCACTCCTGGCCGGCGTAAACCCCTTCGACATGACTGCGGAGCAGATGGACAAGGTCGCGGCGAAATTGCGCGAACAGCGCCCGCTGCTGTCGAGCTACACGACCGACATGACCTCGGTCGAGCAGGCGCTTGCCAGCGGCCAACTGGTCGCCGCCATGACCTGGAATGCGTCGGCCACCTCGCTCAAGAAGCAGGGCGTGCCGGTCGAGTTCATGAAGCCGAAGGAGGGCATGCTGACCTGGGCTTGCGGCTTCGTCATGCTGAAGGACGCCAAGAACGTCGATCTCGCCTATGACTTCATCAACAGCCGGCTGGATGCCGACTCCGGCAAATTCCTGATCCAGTCCTACGGCTATGGCAGTTCGCTGAGCACTGCCTTCGCCGGCGTGCCGAAGGACGAACTGGAAAAACTGCAACTGCCGTCCGATCCGGAAGTGATGCTGAAGAGCACCATCTTCACCGGGCCGATGAAGCAGAATGACGACGTTGCCAAGATGTTCGAGAAGGTGAAGGCTGGCGGCTAA
- a CDS encoding ABC transporter permease, with protein MKAARAGMKRDGRWLGLYVLAYLVFLYLPVLLIPLFSFNDSIQAAFPLQGFTLQWYASLYGNPALSGALANSLVIGAVAASGATLCGITVSYMDLYGRSPLAATISAVARLPILIPGVIVGISLLILVNLIGLGPSRVAIVLGHILVALPTTVVIMRSRFAAIPRTVREAALDLGASDWTTFRRVMLPLSLPAVLSAFMLAFLISFDEFIVVFFLAGTEPTLPLYIWSQLRFPRSLPTVMALGTVILALSFIIAGTAEILRHRGLGAARRNPA; from the coding sequence ATGAAAGCAGCGCGCGCCGGCATGAAACGGGACGGCCGCTGGCTCGGCCTCTATGTGCTTGCCTATCTGGTCTTCCTTTATCTGCCGGTCCTGCTGATCCCGCTGTTTTCCTTCAACGATTCCATCCAGGCCGCGTTTCCCCTGCAGGGTTTCACGCTGCAATGGTATGCGAGCCTCTACGGCAATCCGGCATTGTCGGGTGCGCTCGCCAACAGCCTCGTCATCGGCGCCGTCGCCGCCTCCGGCGCCACGCTGTGCGGCATCACCGTGTCCTATATGGACCTCTATGGACGCTCGCCGCTGGCCGCCACGATCAGTGCCGTCGCGCGGCTGCCGATCCTCATTCCCGGCGTCATCGTCGGCATATCGCTGCTGATCCTGGTCAACCTCATCGGCCTCGGACCGTCGCGCGTCGCCATCGTACTCGGCCATATCCTGGTCGCGTTACCGACCACCGTGGTGATCATGCGCAGCCGTTTCGCCGCCATCCCCAGGACAGTTCGCGAGGCGGCGCTCGACCTCGGCGCCTCCGACTGGACGACGTTTCGGCGTGTCATGCTGCCGCTCAGCCTGCCCGCCGTGCTGTCGGCCTTCATGCTGGCCTTCCTAATCTCCTTCGACGAATTCATCGTCGTCTTCTTCCTCGCCGGCACTGAGCCGACGCTGCCGCTCTACATCTGGAGCCAGCTGCGCTTTCCCCGCTCGCTGCCGACCGTCATGGCGCTCGGAACAGTGATCCTGGCCCTGTCCTTCATCATCGCCGGAACCGCCGAAATCCTGCGCCATCGCGGGCTTGGCGCCGCACGCCGCAATCCAGCCTGA
- a CDS encoding aminopeptidase, whose protein sequence is MTTHSRGVSATIDPVKLDRLAEVAVKVGLQLQPGQDLVLTSSIAALPLTRRIVEHAYKAGAGLVTPIFNDDEMTLARYRFGADAGFDRAAGWLYEGMAKAFSNNAARLAVRGEDPSLLSAQDPAKVARANKANSMAYQPALEKITGFDINWNIVAYPDLAWAKQVFPDDADDVAVAKLADAIFAASRVDVEDPIANWKAHNAALRGRTEWLNEHNFHSLYFTGPGTDLMVGLADGHEWMGGASTAKNGITCNPNIPTEEVFTTPHARRVEGHVSSTKPLSYQGTLIDDISVRFEEGRIVDAKASKGEDVLKKVLDTDEGARRLGEVALVPHSSPISASGLLFFNTLFDENAACHIALGQCYSKCFVDGASLSQDEIAARGGNKSFIHIDWMIGSDKIDIDGVAKDGSRVPVMRKGEWA, encoded by the coding sequence ATGACCACACATTCGCGCGGCGTTTCCGCAACGATCGACCCGGTGAAGCTCGACAGGCTGGCGGAGGTCGCCGTCAAGGTCGGGCTGCAATTGCAGCCCGGACAGGACCTGGTACTGACCTCCTCGATCGCGGCCCTGCCGCTGACTAGGCGCATCGTCGAGCATGCCTACAAGGCCGGCGCCGGACTGGTCACGCCGATCTTCAACGATGACGAGATGACGCTGGCGCGCTACCGTTTTGGCGCCGATGCCGGCTTCGACCGCGCCGCCGGCTGGCTCTATGAAGGCATGGCGAAGGCCTTTTCCAACAATGCGGCGAGGCTCGCCGTGCGCGGCGAGGATCCTTCGCTGCTGTCGGCACAGGATCCGGCCAAGGTGGCGCGTGCCAACAAGGCCAATTCGATGGCCTACCAGCCGGCGCTGGAGAAGATCACCGGCTTCGACATCAACTGGAACATCGTCGCCTATCCGGACCTGGCCTGGGCCAAGCAGGTTTTTCCCGATGACGCCGACGATGTCGCGGTGGCCAAGCTCGCCGATGCCATCTTTGCCGCTTCGCGGGTGGATGTGGAGGACCCGATCGCCAACTGGAAGGCGCACAATGCGGCATTGCGCGGCCGCACCGAATGGCTGAACGAGCATAATTTCCATTCGCTTTATTTCACCGGCCCGGGCACCGACCTGATGGTCGGGCTGGCGGATGGCCATGAGTGGATGGGCGGCGCCTCGACCGCCAAGAACGGCATCACCTGCAACCCCAACATCCCGACCGAGGAAGTTTTCACCACGCCGCATGCGAGGCGCGTCGAGGGGCATGTCTCCTCGACCAAGCCGCTGTCCTACCAGGGCACGCTGATCGACGACATCTCGGTGCGCTTCGAGGAAGGCAGGATCGTCGACGCCAAGGCATCGAAAGGTGAGGACGTGCTGAAGAAAGTGCTCGACACCGACGAAGGCGCGCGTCGCCTCGGCGAAGTGGCTCTGGTACCACACTCCTCGCCGATCTCGGCCAGCGGCCTGTTGTTCTTCAACACGCTGTTCGATGAAAACGCCGCCTGCCACATCGCACTCGGCCAGTGCTATTCGAAGTGCTTCGTCGACGGCGCCTCGCTCAGCCAGGACGAAATCGCGGCGCGCGGCGGCAACAAGAGTTTTATCCATATCGACTGGATGATCGGGTCGGACAAGATCGACATTGACGGCGTCGCCAAGGATGGCAGCCGCGTGCCAGTGATGCGCAAGGGCGAGTGGGCCTGA
- a CDS encoding SOS response-associated peptidase: MCNLYNITTTQEAIRQWTRALRDVIGNLEPSVDIYPNQPGPVVRNSSDGKRELAKLLWGLPTPPERMKGKADYGTTNVRNLQYSHWQQYVGIEHRCVVPVTSFAEPSPNANDKDPETGIQRNYWFARDENRSLFFFAGFWTRWRGVRKVKDGPGDFELYAFMTTKPNALIAPIHDKAMPVILTTLDETETWLTAPWTEARHLQRTAPDDALVIVEKPPTQIKFPQQAPAQGSLF; the protein is encoded by the coding sequence ATGTGTAACCTCTACAATATCACCACGACGCAAGAGGCGATCCGCCAATGGACGCGCGCACTGCGCGACGTCATTGGCAACCTTGAACCTTCCGTCGACATCTATCCCAATCAACCCGGCCCAGTCGTTCGTAACTCATCAGACGGAAAGCGTGAGCTGGCAAAACTGCTTTGGGGTTTGCCAACGCCTCCGGAGCGTATGAAAGGAAAGGCCGACTACGGCACCACAAACGTTCGCAATCTGCAATATTCGCACTGGCAACAGTATGTCGGCATCGAACACAGGTGCGTCGTGCCAGTGACCAGCTTTGCCGAACCCAGCCCTAACGCGAACGACAAGGACCCGGAAACAGGGATCCAGCGAAATTACTGGTTTGCCCGTGACGAAAACCGGTCTTTATTCTTCTTCGCTGGTTTCTGGACTCGCTGGCGGGGCGTTCGAAAAGTCAAGGATGGGCCAGGCGACTTTGAACTATACGCTTTTATGACAACCAAGCCGAACGCCCTCATCGCGCCAATCCATGACAAGGCCATGCCTGTGATCCTGACCACACTGGACGAGACGGAGACCTGGCTGACAGCGCCGTGGACGGAAGCCCGGCATTTGCAGCGGACGGCTCCCGACGACGCGTTGGTGATCGTTGAGAAGCCACCCACACAGATTAAGTTCCCGCAGCAGGCGCCAGCCCAAGGGTCTCTTTTCTAG
- a CDS encoding ArsC family reductase encodes MTTTMYGITTCDTIKKARVWLESHDVPYRFHDYRAEGIEADRLDGWVGKVGWEKLLNKGSTTFRELPETDKQGLDEKKAKALMLARPTMIKRPVLEIGDSILVGFKPDVYEGAVGGK; translated from the coding sequence TTGACGACCACCATGTACGGCATCACCACCTGCGACACGATCAAGAAGGCGCGCGTCTGGCTGGAGAGCCATGACGTTCCCTATCGTTTCCACGACTATCGCGCCGAAGGGATCGAGGCAGACAGGCTGGATGGCTGGGTCGGCAAGGTCGGCTGGGAAAAGCTGCTCAACAAGGGCAGCACGACGTTTCGCGAACTGCCGGAGACGGACAAGCAAGGTCTCGACGAGAAGAAGGCGAAAGCGCTGATGCTGGCTAGGCCGACGATGATCAAGCGTCCGGTGCTGGAGATAGGAGACAGCATCCTGGTCGGGTTCAAGCCGGATGTTTATGAGGGGGCGGTGGGCGGGAAGTAG
- a CDS encoding DUF488 domain-containing protein — protein MAFDIAVKRVYEAPGNDDGQRVLVDRIWPRGVAKKDAALTLWLKEIAPSDELRKWFGHEPARWAEFQKRYRGELDGNEKAVAQLRALLGDGKVTLLYGAHDEAHNNAVALAGYLRANA, from the coding sequence ATGGCCTTCGATATCGCAGTCAAGCGCGTCTATGAAGCACCCGGCAACGACGATGGCCAGCGGGTGCTGGTGGATCGGATATGGCCGCGTGGCGTCGCCAAGAAGGATGCGGCGCTAACGCTGTGGCTGAAGGAGATCGCGCCGAGCGACGAACTGCGCAAATGGTTCGGGCATGAGCCGGCGCGTTGGGCGGAGTTTCAGAAGCGGTACCGTGGCGAGCTGGACGGGAATGAAAAGGCGGTGGCGCAACTTCGCGCCCTGCTCGGCGACGGCAAGGTGACGCTGCTCTATGGCGCCCACGACGAAGCGCATAACAACGCAGTGGCGCTGGCGGGGTATTTGCGAGCCAACGCGTAA
- a CDS encoding LysR substrate-binding domain-containing protein — MAMLNRVHLNGLRAVETVARLGSLAAAASELNVSVSAVSQQVSRTEKQLGQALFERTTSGLVLTEFGAIFAARLGAGFRELAQAVALADEATQCTLVVSAAPAFASKWLLPRLSRHFDRHPNVLLRIDASVRLANLDHSDIDIAIRLGDGKWPGGKAELLLAQEVFPVCAPGIARKLKSIGDLAQTCAITDERAMISWESWFAAAGVQAVTFQKGARFTDPMLCLESAIAGHGVMLGWQLLTADALADGRLVAPFGIRAQSGLGYWLVTSTTKAESRKVRDFKIWIKEEIVATMAQFGSSVAERGGAIAVESTAAPVYVQSDIPRRQAGS, encoded by the coding sequence ATGGCCATGCTCAACCGCGTTCATCTCAACGGCCTTCGCGCCGTGGAAACCGTCGCCCGTCTCGGCTCGCTCGCGGCGGCCGCCAGCGAACTCAACGTTTCCGTCAGCGCCGTCAGCCAGCAGGTCAGCCGTACCGAAAAGCAACTCGGCCAGGCCCTGTTCGAGCGTACGACAAGCGGTCTCGTCCTGACCGAATTCGGCGCCATCTTCGCGGCCCGCCTTGGCGCTGGATTTCGCGAGCTTGCCCAAGCCGTGGCACTGGCCGACGAGGCCACCCAATGCACATTGGTCGTTTCGGCAGCTCCTGCCTTTGCCTCCAAATGGCTGCTGCCACGGCTGTCGCGGCACTTCGACCGGCATCCCAACGTGCTGTTGCGTATCGATGCTTCGGTGCGACTGGCCAATCTCGATCACTCGGACATCGACATTGCCATCCGGCTTGGCGACGGCAAATGGCCGGGTGGAAAGGCGGAGCTGCTTCTGGCGCAGGAAGTCTTCCCGGTCTGCGCACCTGGCATTGCAAGAAAACTGAAGTCGATCGGCGACCTTGCGCAGACCTGCGCCATCACCGACGAGCGGGCGATGATCAGCTGGGAGAGCTGGTTCGCGGCCGCCGGCGTTCAAGCCGTCACCTTCCAGAAAGGCGCGCGCTTCACCGATCCGATGCTATGCCTGGAATCGGCGATCGCGGGCCATGGCGTGATGCTGGGCTGGCAATTGCTGACGGCCGATGCGCTGGCCGATGGGCGGCTGGTGGCGCCGTTCGGAATCCGCGCCCAGAGCGGACTCGGCTACTGGCTGGTGACCTCCACCACCAAGGCCGAGAGCCGCAAGGTCCGGGACTTCAAAATCTGGATCAAGGAGGAGATCGTGGCGACGATGGCGCAGTTCGGATCGTCGGTCGCGGAGCGCGGCGGCGCGATCGCGGTGGAAAGCACAGCGGCACCGGTCTATGTTCAATCAGACATCCCACGACGACAGGCAGGATCATGA